A single window of Nicotiana tomentosiformis chromosome 1, ASM39032v3, whole genome shotgun sequence DNA harbors:
- the LOC104107661 gene encoding late embryogenesis abundant protein, whose protein sequence is MADLRDEHGNPIQLTDQYGHPVQLTDEHGNPMHLTGVATTAGSGVAPTGVATTDGSGVAPTTVGGILHQQPQSEQQQQLRKEQQLQQEEKQQQEELHRSGSSSSSSSEDDGQGGRRPKKKGLKEKIKEKLTIGKHKESKEEEQYKHSAGTTTTTSAMSTSTAPEHHEHEKKSMMEKIKEKLPGHHNHNH, encoded by the exons ATGGCGGACTTACGTGATGAGCATGGAAATCCAATTCAGCTGACAGACCAATATGGACACCCGGTGCAGCTAACCGATGAGCATGGTAACCCCATGCACCTTACTGGGGTTGCCACCACTGCCGGATCTGGGGTTGCTCCGACTGGGGTTGCCACCACTGACGGCTCTGGGGTTGCACCCACGACTGTTGGTGGAATACTGCACCAGCAGCCACAGTCGGAGCAACAACAACAGCTTCGAAAAGAACAGCAACTACAACAAGAAGAGAAACAACAACAGGAGGAGCTCCACCGGTCCGGCAGTTCAAGCTCTAGCTCT TCAGAGGATGACGGACAAGGTGGgaggaggccgaagaagaaaggGCTGAAAGAAAAGATAAAGGAGAAATTAACCATTGGGAAGCACAAGGAGTCAAAGGAGGAAGAACAATACAAACACAGTGCCGGAACGACAACAACAACCAGTGCCATGTCTACTAGTACTGCACCAGAGCACCATGAGCATGAGAAGAAGAGTATGATGGAGAAGATCAAAGAGAAGTTGCCTGGTCATCATAATCACAATCACTAG